DNA from Gemella massiliensis:
CTACACTTAAAAAAGGTTTATTAAAATTTAACGGTGTCTGTATACCGAGTATATTACTACTTCCTACAGCCATTAAACTGTATCCGGCAAAATCAAAAAATAAATATAATGTGTATAAGTACATATATTTAACTGAATAAGAAATAACCCCATGATTTGTTAACGTTATCAGGTAATGATAACAATAGGTTGATATTACAACTTTGTACAAAAGACCAAGTATTAAACGATATACACCTTCTCCTGCCAACTCAAAATATTCCTTTTTTGATAAATCATTTTTTATATCCTCTTTAAAACGTCTACTTCTATCTATCGGGCCTGAACTAATTGTTGGGAAAAACAATAAGAAGTTTAAATATTCTACCGGTAATATTTTTTCTTTTATCACCCCATCGTATATTTCAACTATTATTTGAATTGTTTTAAACGACATATACGATATACCGATAAAAGTAAAAAGTTGGATACTTGCAAGTGTAAATATTTTGTTTAATACTAACGGTGCTATCGAAATAAATATTAATAATTTCAATAACTTTTTATTATTTGTGTTACGTTGGGCAATAAATACTAATAAATATTCAAATACAATAAAAATTACCAAATAGCACAACATTAATGTACTTTTACCATAAATAACACCCGCAAACACAATTGACAATAACAATATATAATATTCTATATTTTTTCTAAATAATTTCAGTATAAATCCAACTAATAACGCTATGATAAGAAAAAAGAAAAATTCATTACCTTCAAAATAATTCATTTTACATCCCCTTTAATTTTTTCTTATCTATTTTCCCGTTATTATTAAGTGGCATTTCA
Protein-coding regions in this window:
- the dltB gene encoding D-alanyl-lipoteichoic acid biosynthesis protein DltB, whose amino-acid sequence is MNYFEGNEFFFFLIIALLVGFILKLFRKNIEYYILLLSIVFAGVIYGKSTLMLCYLVIFIVFEYLLVFIAQRNTNNKKLLKLLIFISIAPLVLNKIFTLASIQLFTFIGISYMSFKTIQIIVEIYDGVIKEKILPVEYLNFLLFFPTISSGPIDRSRRFKEDIKNDLSKKEYFELAGEGVYRLILGLLYKVVISTYCYHYLITLTNHGVISYSVKYMYLYTLYLFFDFAGYSLMAVGSSNILGIQTPLNFNKPFLSVDIKDFWNRWHITLSTWLRDFVFSRVFISTTKKKIFKTRLNTAMYAYMVNMILMGLWHGLTFSYIIYGVYHGILMACFEYYQKKVKFYKRNRNKKWYKVVSWVITLNLITFGLFIFSGEAEKVIRVILKV